A stretch of Rhododendron vialii isolate Sample 1 chromosome 4a, ASM3025357v1 DNA encodes these proteins:
- the LOC131322827 gene encoding F-box protein At2g39490-like, translating into MNTTESMEEETIETTMSNLPPEILRQIVSLFSLKEAVRTSTLSTSWKTLWTPFQVEFDSDPNQITGDTDDEASKKINQIVGLLSKPSSSPELWRFSLQTEKTQRPLFFSAAKGGGGGEELHLDFLAKENEIQRNFKLVYDPTPRISNLSSIKTLHLVSVNKIAEDLVSTLFSSCRFLESLKLEKCSGIQSIDIKASDSLKSFEVVGCEDLESIAISAPNLKSLWYRGALPLIQINGCLNLVDVVLDLREGFGRSEFDCEDVLNLLSSLKDVEILKISGWLLEWLFAAGVVFERLQFRFNKLKELSWFDALMNQTKRDSLACFLHISPHLEILFVKIDQNLSSISCPYFHQYWHEPHLWMDYETVMSHACQLEHLKIIQLEGFTNEEDDQLMMLMNLLLRQSVALKSMTVISPEKESRRVRKIPKGQLKQTSACNPKWIVISSPNEDHFFALIEDRK; encoded by the exons ATGAACACCACAGAATCCATGGAGGAGGAGACGATTGAAACGACGATGAGCAACTTACCCCCTGAAATCCTTCGCCAAATCGTTTCATTATTTTCATTGAAAGAGGCTGTAAGAACCAGCACTCTCTCCACCTCATGGAAAACCCTCTGGACTCCATTCCAAGTCGAATTTGACTCCGACCCGAATCAAATTACCGGTGATACCGACGATGAAGCTAGCAAGAAGATAAATCAAATCGTGGGTTTGCTCTCGAAGCCCTCCAGTTCTCCAGAGCTTTGgagattttctctccaaacgGAGAAGACACAGAGACCTCTGTTTTTCTCAGCTGCcaagggtggaggaggaggagaagagctGCATCTTGATTTCcttgcaaaagaaaatgaaattcagCGTAATTTCAAATTGGTTTACGACCCGACTCCTCGAATCTCCAATTTGTCTTCGATAAAGACTTTGCATCTGGTTTCTGTCAACAAAATTGCCGAGGACTTGGTTTCGACTCTGTTTTCCAGCTGCCGGTTTCTCGAAAGCTTGAAGCTTGAGAAATGCAGTGGGATTCAGAGCATCGATATCAAAGCAAGTGACTCTCTCAAGAGTTTTGAAGTGGTGGGTTGTGAAGACTTGGAAAGTATCGCGATTTCTGCACCGAATTTGAAGTCGTTGTGGTACAGAGGAGCACTTCCTCTGATTCAGATAAATGGATGTCTGAATTTGGTTGATGTGGTGCTTGATTTGAGAGAAGGATTTGGCAGAAGTGAATTTGATTGTGAGGATGTTTTGAATCTTCTTTCCTCTCTCAAGGATGTTGAGATTCTCAAGATTAGTGGGTGGCTTCTTGAG TGGTTGTTTGCAGCAGGGGTGGTTTTCGAAAGGCTTCAGTTCAGATTCAACAAGTTGAAGGAATTAAGCTGGTTTGATGCTTTGATGAACCAGACAAAGAGGGATTCATTGGCTTGCTTCTTGCACATATCACCTCACTTGGAAATATTGTTTGTCAAG ATTGATCAAAATTTGAGCTCCATTTCCTGCCCATATTTCCACCAATACTGGCACGAGCCTCACTTGTGGATGGACTACGAAACAGTGATGTCGCATGCTTGTCAACTTGAACATCTGAAAATCATTCAATTGGAAGGTTTTACAAATGAAGAGGATGATCAGTTGATGATGCTAATGAATCTTTTGCTAAGGCAGTCAGTTGCTCTTAAATCCATGACTGTGATATCACCGGAAAAAGAGTCACGCCGAGTCAGGAAAATACCGAAGGGTCAGTTAAAGCAAACATCCGCGTGCAATCCGAAGTGGATAGTTATTTCTTCTCCGAACGAGGACCACTTTTTTGCATTAATCGAAGACAGGAAATAA